One window of the Micropterus dolomieu isolate WLL.071019.BEF.003 ecotype Adirondacks linkage group LG08, ASM2129224v1, whole genome shotgun sequence genome contains the following:
- the exosc10 gene encoding exosome component 10: MASSKSNDSTNSGLQDTNSDTNDEERDDLCPGFKDVDAFVKYGFGAVLSATKASAALPQAGDEYDFYRSFPGFQEFCESQGDKLLHCMSQLMQHHGCRSHMRDRNKLTGLEERFDLVVDSNDVILERVGILLDEADGVNRSQQPVMPAGFQPPKIVVSSWNRKGSGSGSRSEMFRLLHAKNVARPQLKFKEKVDNSNTPFIPKIFIKPNAIKPLPSYFTNKQIRKERPEDLDVPAALADFIHQQRTQEHVEDMFAHPYQYELDHLTIPEMLLSKPEPQMYKPMAETNLSFIDALEDLVALNEKLCKLSEFAVDLEHHSYRSFLGLTCLMQISTREEDFIIDTLELRNEMYVLNEAFTDPSIVKVFHGSDSDIEWLQRDFGLYVVNLFDTHQASRALNLARHSLDHLLKHFCNVDSDKRYQLADWRIRPLPDEMVQYARTDTHYLLYIYDCVRVQLLDFNHGQPGLLQNVWNKSKDISLKKYVKPIYTEESYLELQRKQKRSFNTQQLTAFRLLFAWRDKLARQEDESTGYVLPTHMMIKISEELPKEPQGIIACCNPVPPLVRQQVNELHLLVQQAREMPLLKAEIAAQKKKGLTPIKKLEVTLFGPHDTSRVSESDLPPISPDELPVKQGILFSDEDHKMDVDVQKASAITASAKITLFEEIETQTDQESLNVAQMKARRIIESFENPFRMYLPSSDVHVNKNAKFDPSSKIFEISKRWKLQSIEQQQKELEAKRKAKEEAKEHKKKVAEERNKVKQSYQESLQNVATVRQQAAEAAKGGGKKRERAASEVGESTPKPSKKLMKSAETPQKTEPPPQETFKPFDYTQTDLKVFAGTKPKDNTQFDPNRQAHDFKKKKTPKGQKSNFGAGNRSMSYMSGKSDRGFRHNWPKR, from the exons ATGGCTTCCTCAAAGAGCAATGATTCCACAAACAGTGGCCTTCAAGACACAAATTCAGACACCAACGACGAGGAAAGAGACGACCTGTGTCCCGGTTTTAAAGATGTGGACGCCTTTGTTAAA TATGGATTTGGTGCTGTGTTATCCGCCACCAAAGCATCCGCCGCCTTGCCTCAAGCAGGGGATGAATATGATTTCTATAGGAGCTTCCCGGGATTCCAGGAGTTCTGTGAAAGTCAAGGAGATAAGCTCTTGCACTG CATGAGTCAGTTAATGCAGCACCACGGCTGCAGATCTCACATGAGGGACCGGAACAAGCTGACAGGGCTGGAGGAGAGGTTTGACTTGGTTGTTGACTCGAACGACGTCATCCTCGAGAGAGTG GGGATTCTTCTTGATGAAGCTGACGGGGTGAACCGGAGCCAGCAGCCTGTCATGCCTGCAGGGTTTCAGCCTCCCAAGATTGTCGTTTCCAGCTGGAATCGCAAG GGTTCAGGCTCTGGCAGTCGTTCTGAGATGTTCCGACTGCTCCACGCCAAGAATGTTGCGCGGCCGCAGCTGAAATTCAAGGAAAAGGTCGACAACAGCAACACACCATTTATCCCCAAGATCTTCATCAAGCCCAATGCCATAAAGCCTCTTCCTTCTT ATTTCACCAACAAACAGATCCGTAAAGAAAGACCTGAGGACCTTGATGTACCGGCTGCCTTGGCTGATTTCATTCACCAGCAGAGAACGCAGGAACATGTAGAAGACAT GTTTGCACACCCATACCAATATGAATTGGATCACCTTACAATACCAGAAATGCTTCTGTCTAAGCCAGAACCACAG ATGTACAAACCAATGGCAGAGACCAACCTGTCCTTCATTGATGCACTAGAGGATCTGGTAGCTCTGAATGAGAAGCTGTGCAAATTGTCTGAATTTGCAGTGGACCTTGAG CACCATTCCTACAGGAGTTTCCTCGGCCTCACCTGTCTGATGCAGATCTCCACCAGAGAAGAGGACTTCATTATCGACACCTTAGAGCTACGCAACGAGATGTACGTCCTGAATGAGGCGTTCACTGACCCGTCTATTGTCAAG GTATTTCACGGCTCCGACTCTGACATCGAGTGGCTCCAGAGGGACTTTGGCTTGTATGTCGTCAACCTTTTTGACACACACCAGGCCAGCCGAGCTCTGAACCTGGCCAGACATTCCCTCGACCACCTGCTCAAACACTTCTGCAACGTGGACTCGGACAAACGCTACCAGCTGGCTGACTGGAGGATTCG CCCCTTGCCTGATGAGATGGTGCAGTATGCCCGCACAGACACCCACTACCTCCTTTACATCTACGACTGTGTGAGGGTGCAGCTGTTGGACTTTAACCACGGGCAGCCTGGCCTGCTGCAGAATGTCTGGAACAAGAGCAAAGACATTTCCCTGAAG AAATATGTGAAGCCCATATACACAGAGGAGTCCTATTTGGAGCTGCAGAGGAAGCAGAAAAGGTCTTTTAACACCCAGCAGCTCACTGCCTTCAGACTGCTGTTTGCCTGGAGGGACAAGCTGGCCAGGCAGGAAGATGAAAGCACCGG ATATGTCCTGCCTACGCATATGATGATCAAGATATCTGAGGAGCTGCCAAA AGAGCCCCAGGGCATCATTGCCTGCTGTAACCCTGTACCCCCGCTTGTGAGGCAGCAGGTCAATGAGCTCCATTTGTTAGTGCAGCAAGCGAGAGAAATGCCTCTCCTTAAG GCTGAGATTgcagcacaaaagaagaagGGACTCACACCCATAAAAAAG CTGGAGGTCACCTTGTTTGGTCCACATGATACATCCAGGGTGTCTGAGAGCGATCTCCCGCCCATTTCTCCTGACG AGCTGCCTGTTAAACAAGGGATCCTCTTCTCAGATGAGGATCACAAAATGGACGTTGATGTACAGAAAGCAAGTGCTATCACAGCATCAGCTAAAATCACACTGTTTGAG GAGATAGAAACACAGACTGACCAAGAGTCCCTCAATGTGGCTCAAATGAAAGCCAGGCGTATCATTGAGTCTTTTGAAAACCCTTTCAGAATG TATTTACCCTCCAGCGATGTGCACGTTAACAAGAATGCCAAGTTTGACCCATCTTCAAAAATATTTGAG ATTAGTAAAAGATGGAAACTGCAGAGTATTGAGCAGCAACAGAAGGAGCTGGAGGCCAAGAGGAAAGCAAAGGAAGAAGCAAAGGAACACAAAAAGAAAGTGGCAG AGGAAAGAAACAAGGTGAAACAGAGCTACCAGGAGTCTCTCCAGAACGTTGCCACTGTCCGCCAGCAAGCAGCG GAAGCTGCAAAAGGCGGcggaaagaaaagagagagggccGCCAGTGAGGTTGGAGAGTCGACTCCCAAACCGAGTAAGAAGCTGATGAAATCTGCAGAGACGCCCCAGAAGACAGAACCGCCTCCTCAAGAGACCTTCAAGCCGTTTGACTACACTCAGACAGACCTCAAAGTCTTTGCTG GTACCAAACCAAAGGACAACACACAGTTTGATCCAAACCGGCAGGCCCATGATTTTAAGAAaaag AAAACTCCCAAGGgacaaaaatctaattttggAGCTGGAAACCGAAGTATGTCGTACATGTCTGGAAAATCCGATAG AGGATTCCGGCATAACTGGCCCAAAAGATAA